The DNA segment GTTGAGCTGCCGTCACTCCGCAACCGCGCGGACCGGGAACCGCTCATCCGCTCCCTGGCCCGGGCCTGGTCGAAGCGAAGCGGTCGCGAGGTCGAGTTCGACGCAGAGGCTCTCACGGTTTTGACGCGTTACGCGTGGCCCGGCAATCTGCGGGAACTCGAGTCCGTGATCGACGCGAGTTGCTCCGCGGCAAGCGGCTCGAACGTGCGCGCGGAAGATGTCCAGCTCGGACCTCGAGGTGTCGCTCCGGTTGCCCGCGTCACGCCCGAAGAAGACTCGCCAGAAGCCGATTTTGCAACCGGGAGCCTGGATGAACTCACCGAGAGCACGTTCTCGGACCTGGACGAGGCCGAATTCGGCCCTCTGGCCAATGAAATCGAACTGGAACCCGGGGACGAAGATCTCGAACTCGACGTGGTCGAACCCCTGCGGGCCGTGCACCTGGAAGCGGTCGAGGAGGAACCCGAAGCCGCGACTGATCCGGCGTCGGACCCAGGACCCGGCACTTCGGAGCTTCCTCGACTGACCGAGGTCATGCCCGCACTCGCCCAGGAGATCCGCCTGCCGCTGCGTGCGATCCGCACCTGCGCCAATCTGGTCGATCAACAACCAGACGACGCGAGTCGCCGGCAAGAGCTGGCAACCCTGTTCGAAAACGATCTCGGGCGACTCGAAGAAATCCTGACGCGACTCGAAACGTATTCAAAGTTCGGCCGCGCGGAGGAGCAGAGCTTTGATCTGGCCGCGAGCGTCGCTTCTGAACTCGACGCCCATCACGAAACCGTGCGCTCCAAAGCCCTGGTCGTGCTTCGAGAACTCGATCATGACGCACCCCAGACGCGCGGCGACGAGACTCAAGTCCGCTTTGCAATCGGCAGTTTGCTGAGCCGTGCATTGCGTATGGTTCCAGCGCGCGGCGATCTCTACGTGGGCAGCAAGTTCCTGCCCGCTGCGAACGACAGGGCCGGACGGCACCGGCTGCTGATTCGATTCCACAGCCCGGAAGAAGTTCTGGTCGGACCAGATGACGGGCCAGAACCCCGGATCCCGATCGAGGTCATGCTGGCGCGGGAGTTGATCGAACGCAGCGGCGGACGCTTCGCCGTAGATGCGTCAGGTGCTCAAGACAACCTGATCCTCGTCGAACTCGGCGGCTAACTGCGCTAGCGTGCGCTCTCTTGGGAGCCGCTGCAAAGAAGCTCGCTGCAACTGTGATCGGCGTCGATGTCGACGGCGATGCCGTGGTTGTCCGCTATGCGCCCAGGCGCGGATCTCCCAACGAAATCGAAGACCGAATCGTCCTGGCCCCGAAGGGTGAAATGATCGCGGTCAACGGCGTTGGGCGACTCCTGCGGATTCTGAAGGCCGCTCGCGTCAGAGCGCCGCGGGATCCCTACAACGAATGCGCCGACCCGAACCGAGCGGCGACGCTACTCCACAAGTGCCGTGGCGTCATAGTGGATCTGCACGTGGCGCGCCGTTTCAACCGAGGCCTCAAGATCTGGACCGAAGAGGGTGTCGAGCGCATCAGCGGAGTGATCGATTACACCGAAACACCAGATGCACTCGAGATTCGTCGACGTGGAGGTCGGTCCGTCTTGAACATCCCAAAACTGAACATCATCCGCTTTGAACTCTCCTCTGAGGAGTACTACGTCGTGACTTCAATCGAGGCTTCATCACGATTTCCCTTGCGGTAACGTCGCATTACTGACTAGTCTTCGTACCCAGGTACGGGTAGTTGCCGCCAGGTACTGCAGAACTTTCTGCTGGGGGGTAGGAGAGTTCGAGGTACAGGGCGGCACCCCGTACCGGTTGCGTTTGACGGAACGCGCTACCTTCTAACCCTCGTCGAGTTCCTCTCGCCGAGTTCAGACGGAGGCGGAAACAGAACGTGTTCGGCATCGGAATGCCTGAGCTCCTGATGATTCTGGTGGTGGCACTTCTAGTGCTCGGACCGAAGCGTCTACCCGAGATCGCTCGCTCCCTCGGGCGGGGCATGTCGGAGTTCCGCCGTGCCTCCAACGAGCTGCGTTCGACTCTCAGCGAACCTCTCGAGAAACCGGC comes from the bacterium genome and includes:
- the tatA gene encoding twin-arginine translocase TatA/TatE family subunit, with product MFGIGMPELLMILVVALLVLGPKRLPEIARSLGRGMSEFRRASNELRSTLSEPLEKPADSRPEPAPAPAPAGAPESEKPSETKSADD